The proteins below are encoded in one region of Flavobacterium sp. IMCC34852:
- a CDS encoding NAD(P)/FAD-dependent oxidoreductase has protein sequence MHFSYWELKNWFTNIDFAIVGSGIVGLHCALALRDRFPDSKILVLEKGILPQGASTKNAGFACFGSLSEILDDLKSHSEEEVIQLIQKRWNGLQLLRKNLGDSTIDFKPFGGYELFLNDDESSYNECLQKLPFVNEILKPVFRNDVFAKEVDRFDFKGIQEYLIFNPFEAQIDTGKMMHALLQKAVANNIMILNQVEVTSFQEQNSKVEIALGDFSFKTKKLLFATNGFAGKLTNNQVKPARAQVLITEPISNLDIKGTFHLDKGYYYFRNIDDRILLGGGRNLDFEGETTTDLSQTDLIQNRLEELLKDVILPNTDFKIAHRWSGIMGLGSSKRPIVEQLSENVYCGVRLGGMGVAIGSLIGQELADLVK, from the coding sequence ATGCATTTTAGTTATTGGGAACTTAAAAATTGGTTTACAAATATCGACTTTGCCATTGTTGGAAGCGGCATTGTTGGACTGCATTGCGCCTTGGCATTGCGTGATAGATTTCCGGACAGTAAAATACTGGTACTCGAAAAAGGTATTTTGCCCCAAGGCGCCAGTACTAAAAACGCAGGTTTCGCTTGTTTCGGCAGTTTGTCTGAGATTCTAGACGATTTAAAATCCCACAGCGAAGAAGAAGTTATTCAGTTAATTCAAAAGCGTTGGAATGGTTTGCAATTGTTGCGTAAAAATTTGGGTGATTCGACTATTGATTTCAAACCTTTTGGTGGCTACGAATTGTTTCTCAATGACGATGAGAGCAGTTATAATGAGTGTTTGCAGAAGTTGCCTTTTGTCAACGAAATTCTAAAACCCGTTTTCAGAAACGATGTTTTTGCCAAAGAAGTAGACCGTTTTGATTTTAAAGGCATACAAGAATATTTGATTTTTAATCCCTTTGAAGCCCAAATCGATACCGGAAAAATGATGCACGCCTTGTTGCAAAAAGCAGTTGCTAACAATATCATGATTCTAAATCAAGTCGAAGTGACTTCGTTTCAAGAGCAAAATAGCAAGGTGGAAATTGCCCTTGGAGATTTTAGTTTCAAGACCAAAAAATTATTGTTTGCGACAAACGGTTTCGCCGGAAAGCTGACTAATAATCAAGTGAAACCCGCTCGAGCACAGGTTTTAATTACCGAACCGATTTCAAATTTAGATATTAAAGGAACGTTTCATCTTGATAAAGGCTATTATTATTTCAGAAATATTGATGACCGAATTCTTTTGGGCGGCGGCCGAAATTTAGACTTTGAAGGCGAAACCACCACCGATTTAAGTCAGACCGATTTAATTCAAAATCGTTTGGAGGAATTGCTAAAAGACGTAATTTTACCCAACACCGATTTCAAAATTGCTCACCGTTGGAGTGGTATCATGGGATTGGGATCGAGCAAAAGACCGATTGTAGAGCAGTTGTCTGAAAATGTCTATTGCGGAGTAAGATTAGGCGGAATGGGTGTCGCCATTGGTAGTTTAATAGGTCAGGAATTAGCAGATTTAGTCAAATAA
- a CDS encoding reprolysin-like metallopeptidase yields the protein MKYKLLTIALLIISNVAFSQTGNSLWNSTTKKSDMIPLQGGMELPENTLLTLNIEGLKNTLANAPQRFAPAKGAEVTLSIPNEKGQLERFKVYQNSVLDPALAARYPEIKSYIGIGIDNPTSTAYFSVTPLGFKSMTLNADKAAVFIEPISQDLTTYTVFRKADRKQSLSPFECSVIDEVAQTDGTNLRPNADDATLRTFRLALSCTGEYAAYFGGTKALALAAMNNSMTRVNGVFENDFAIRMVLIANNDLVIYTNASTDPYTTSYNSQLQSTLTSVIGEANYDVGHLFVRASNNGNAGCIGCVCNSGKGSGFTSGTIPQGDIFDIDYVAHEIGHQFGGNHTFSMSNEGTGVNMEPGSGSTIMGYAGITAQDVQPNSDAYFHAVSIQQITNNVKNKTCQTNTPTGNAIPTANAGLDYTIPKSTPFMLTGSGSDADGDAITYNWEQFDNAASTATGASSAASATRTTGPTFRSYNSSTSPIRYFPRIQSVLTGATTTSGTEILVEALPSVARTMNFRLTVRDNRAGGAANNSDDMIVTVNATAGPFTVSVPNTAVTYAGNSTQTVTWNVAGTTANNVNCANVDILLSTDGGFTYPYTLLAATPNDGSQAVTIPNLAGTTNRIMVKGTNHIFFDVSNTNFTITNSAPDTTAPTAATLSASGTTANSTNLSWSGATDNIGVTGYDVYQDGVFRASTSATTFAATGLASSTAYSFYVVAKDAAGNVSPDSNTVNVTTLTPDTTAPTAATLSASGTTTTSTNLSWTGATDDVAVTSYDVYRNGSFLASTAATTYAATGLTASTAYTFYVIAKDAAGNASPASNTVNVTTLAPSVTYCTSRGNSTAREYINRVQLGTINNLSGNNGGYGNFTAISTNLVRGTANTVTITPAWTATVYSEAYRVWIDYNQDGDFLDSGEQVYNRTKTKSTPVSGSFTVPATALLGQTRMRVSMKYNASPTSCETFASGEVEDYTVNITATARLEDNTTRVTFNLYPNPVKGDVLNVANLEGEASFRIFNLMGQELGKGKIENNNVFVGSLKAGTYLIEVSNGTSTTTKRFIKE from the coding sequence ATGAAGTACAAACTACTCACCATTGCTTTGTTGATTATCAGTAATGTAGCTTTTTCGCAAACGGGAAACTCGTTATGGAATTCAACCACCAAAAAAAGTGATATGATTCCGTTACAAGGCGGAATGGAATTACCGGAAAACACTCTTTTAACCCTGAATATCGAGGGATTAAAAAATACTCTAGCGAATGCCCCACAACGATTTGCTCCCGCAAAAGGTGCAGAAGTTACCCTTTCTATTCCGAATGAAAAAGGACAATTGGAAAGATTTAAAGTGTATCAAAATTCGGTTTTAGACCCGGCTTTGGCTGCTCGTTATCCTGAAATCAAATCCTATATTGGTATAGGAATTGACAACCCTACATCGACTGCTTATTTTAGTGTTACTCCACTTGGGTTTAAGTCGATGACTTTAAATGCTGACAAAGCCGCTGTATTTATTGAGCCGATTTCTCAAGATTTGACAACTTACACCGTTTTTAGAAAAGCCGATAGAAAACAGTCTCTCAGTCCTTTTGAATGTTCGGTTATTGATGAAGTAGCACAAACTGACGGTACTAATTTAAGACCTAATGCTGATGATGCTACTTTGAGAACTTTCCGTTTAGCTTTGTCTTGTACCGGTGAATATGCCGCTTATTTTGGAGGCACAAAAGCACTGGCACTAGCTGCAATGAATAATTCAATGACCCGTGTTAATGGTGTTTTTGAAAATGATTTTGCCATCAGAATGGTTTTAATTGCCAATAACGACTTAGTAATTTACACCAATGCTTCTACCGATCCTTACACTACAAGCTATAACAGTCAACTTCAAAGCACGCTAACTTCAGTAATTGGAGAGGCTAATTATGACGTTGGGCATTTATTCGTAAGAGCTTCTAATAACGGAAATGCAGGATGTATTGGTTGTGTATGTAATTCAGGTAAAGGAAGCGGATTTACTTCCGGAACGATTCCGCAAGGAGATATCTTCGATATTGATTATGTAGCTCACGAAATTGGACACCAATTTGGAGGGAACCATACTTTTTCTATGAGTAATGAAGGTACAGGTGTTAATATGGAACCTGGAAGTGGCTCAACTATTATGGGTTATGCCGGTATTACCGCTCAGGATGTTCAACCTAATTCTGATGCTTATTTTCACGCGGTTAGTATCCAACAAATAACCAATAACGTAAAAAACAAAACTTGTCAAACCAATACCCCAACCGGAAATGCTATTCCAACAGCCAATGCCGGTTTAGACTACACCATTCCTAAAAGTACACCTTTTATGCTAACCGGTTCGGGAAGCGATGCTGACGGAGATGCTATAACTTACAACTGGGAACAATTTGACAACGCGGCTAGTACTGCTACAGGCGCAAGTTCAGCGGCAAGTGCAACTCGTACTACCGGACCAACTTTCCGTTCTTACAATTCATCGACTTCACCAATTAGATATTTCCCCAGAATTCAATCGGTTTTAACTGGTGCTACAACAACTTCTGGAACTGAAATCCTAGTGGAAGCGTTACCATCTGTTGCCAGAACCATGAATTTCAGATTAACCGTTCGCGACAACAGAGCCGGTGGTGCTGCCAACAATAGCGATGACATGATTGTTACCGTTAACGCTACAGCCGGTCCATTTACAGTAAGTGTGCCAAACACAGCTGTCACTTATGCCGGAAACAGTACTCAAACGGTTACTTGGAACGTTGCAGGAACTACGGCAAACAATGTAAATTGTGCCAATGTCGATATTTTATTATCAACTGACGGCGGATTTACTTATCCGTACACTTTATTGGCTGCCACACCAAATGACGGATCTCAGGCCGTTACTATTCCTAATCTTGCCGGAACTACTAACCGTATTATGGTAAAAGGAACCAATCATATTTTCTTTGACGTATCTAATACTAACTTTACGATTACCAATTCGGCTCCGGATACCACAGCTCCAACTGCAGCCACTTTAAGTGCTTCAGGAACTACCGCCAACTCAACCAACTTGTCTTGGTCGGGTGCTACAGATAATATTGGCGTAACAGGATATGATGTATACCAAGATGGTGTTTTCAGAGCTTCTACTTCAGCTACTACTTTTGCAGCTACAGGATTGGCTTCTTCAACCGCTTATAGTTTCTATGTTGTTGCCAAAGATGCGGCAGGAAATGTTTCTCCGGATAGCAACACCGTTAATGTAACTACACTTACGCCTGATACAACGGCACCAACTGCTGCTACTTTAAGTGCTTCAGGAACTACAACTACTTCGACCAACTTGTCTTGGACAGGCGCAACAGATGATGTAGCAGTAACTTCTTATGATGTGTACAGAAACGGTTCGTTCTTAGCTTCAACCGCGGCAACTACTTATGCTGCAACAGGCTTAACGGCTTCAACCGCTTATACTTTCTATGTAATTGCTAAAGATGCCGCAGGCAATGCTTCTCCGGCCAGTAACACAGTAAATGTAACCACGCTTGCACCATCTGTGACTTACTGTACTTCAAGAGGAAATAGTACTGCTAGAGAATACATTAACCGAGTACAACTAGGCACCATCAATAACCTATCAGGTAACAATGGTGGTTATGGCAACTTTACAGCCATTTCAACAAACTTAGTTCGTGGAACCGCTAATACAGTTACCATCACTCCGGCTTGGACAGCTACCGTTTATAGCGAAGCTTACAGAGTGTGGATTGATTACAACCAAGATGGTGATTTCCTTGACTCTGGAGAGCAAGTATACAACAGAACTAAAACCAAAAGCACTCCTGTTTCAGGAAGCTTTACCGTTCCGGCTACTGCTTTGTTAGGTCAAACCAGAATGCGTGTTTCTATGAAGTACAATGCTTCGCCTACGTCTTGTGAAACTTTCGCAAGTGGTGAAGTAGAAGACTACACGGTAAACATCACAGCTACGGCTCGTTTAGAAGATAACACCACAAGAGTTACTTTCAACTTATATCCAAACCCGGTAAAAGGAGATGTTTTAAACGTTGCTAACCTTGAAGGTGAAGCGTCATTTAGAATTTTCAACCTAATGGGACAAGAATTAGGAAAAGGCAAAATCGAAAACAACAATGTATTCGTAGGCTCACTAAAAGCCGGTACTTACTTAATCGAAGTAAGCAACGGAACTTCAACCACCACCAAACGTTTTATTAAAGAATAA
- a CDS encoding DUF6252 family protein gives MKTFKKAAMLIVLTIAGAISFNCSSDSDSSSSTNFYLKCKVNGTWVEFADPMVINSLAKSITGNDSETGQVVTLFTPLNVPTGTHTITDEPSNVDSYAGSFSDFNQDIYTDNETGTMIITEVNANVIRGTFSFTGDDGNGGTITVTEGSFRAENIE, from the coding sequence ATGAAAACATTCAAAAAAGCAGCTATGCTGATTGTATTGACAATTGCCGGTGCTATTTCATTTAACTGTAGTTCTGATAGCGACAGCAGTTCATCTACAAACTTTTACTTAAAATGTAAAGTAAACGGAACTTGGGTAGAATTTGCTGATCCTATGGTTATCAATTCTTTGGCCAAATCAATCACAGGAAACGATTCTGAAACAGGTCAAGTTGTAACCTTATTTACGCCTTTAAATGTTCCTACAGGTACGCACACAATTACTGACGAACCCTCTAATGTTGATTCCTATGCAGGAAGTTTCAGTGATTTTAACCAAGACATATACACTGATAACGAAACAGGAACAATGATTATTACAGAAGTGAATGCAAACGTTATTAGAGGTACTTTTTCTTTTACAGGCGATGACGGAAACGGTGGCACAATTACCGTAACAGAAGGAAGCTTTAGAGCTGAAAATATAGAATAA
- a CDS encoding OmpA family protein, producing MKNLYIALSFVAFSFTLSAQNKDTKAADKLFARYEYVDAAKAYLKLVENDKGDAYVYKQLADTYYNMFNSTEAVKWYAKATETNQDAETYYRYAQMLKANGKYEEANKQMQKFAAAVPNDQRAKAFKENPNYVPRLLDKTKLYNVNASDISSDKSDFGAVLYDNSLYFASARNGARKTYGWTEEPFLDIYKADYNTDGTITNAGVVASLNSKWHDGPVTISADGNTAYFASESYKEKDYEKDKKNNARFSQVYLFKATKSGDTWGELTALPFNDKTYSSSNPSLSRDGKTLYFSSNRPGSLGGVDIWKVAINADGTYGEPQNLGSKINTEGNESFPFIADDNKTLYFASSGKQGLGGYDVYQADLSSGAEATNLGKPVNTEKDDFAFSFNGTKNVGFLSSNRGGNDDILVVSPICGVDVTIVVTDAKTGAILANANVSILDDKKNVIATEMSNARGEVKYRVECDKPYVVQASKDGYEGNTFAVTPSKGPTAKVDAALQPIDVIVTPTEIILKPIFFEYDKSNITQEGAFELDKLVQVMKNNDKLVILAKSHTDNRGTDRYNQRLSERRAKSTEQYIISKGIDASRISAKGMGELEPKVDCGKDCTEEQHAQNRRSEFLIVK from the coding sequence ATGAAAAATCTATATATAGCCTTAAGTTTTGTAGCCTTTAGTTTTACCCTTTCGGCGCAAAATAAAGATACCAAAGCAGCCGATAAATTGTTCGCTCGTTATGAATATGTTGACGCTGCCAAAGCTTATCTGAAACTTGTTGAGAACGATAAAGGGGATGCTTATGTGTATAAGCAATTGGCCGATACTTATTACAACATGTTTAACTCTACTGAAGCCGTTAAATGGTATGCCAAAGCTACTGAAACCAATCAGGACGCTGAGACTTACTATCGTTACGCTCAGATGTTAAAAGCTAATGGTAAATATGAAGAAGCCAACAAGCAAATGCAAAAGTTTGCCGCTGCTGTGCCTAACGATCAACGTGCCAAAGCTTTCAAAGAAAACCCTAATTACGTTCCTAGATTATTAGACAAAACTAAATTGTATAATGTAAACGCATCTGACATTAGTAGTGATAAATCTGATTTTGGGGCCGTACTTTATGACAACAGTTTGTATTTTGCCAGTGCTCGTAACGGTGCCCGCAAAACTTACGGTTGGACAGAAGAGCCTTTCTTAGATATTTACAAAGCTGATTATAACACTGATGGGACGATTACCAATGCAGGTGTTGTAGCTTCTTTAAATTCTAAATGGCATGATGGTCCTGTGACTATCAGTGCTGATGGAAATACGGCTTATTTTGCCAGCGAAAGCTACAAAGAGAAAGACTACGAAAAGGACAAAAAGAACAATGCCCGTTTCAGTCAGGTATATTTGTTTAAAGCTACTAAAAGTGGCGACACTTGGGGAGAGCTAACTGCTTTACCTTTCAATGACAAAACTTATTCAAGCAGCAATCCTTCTCTAAGTAGAGACGGTAAAACTTTATACTTCTCTTCTAACAGACCGGGAAGTTTAGGCGGTGTTGATATTTGGAAAGTAGCTATAAATGCGGATGGTACTTATGGCGAGCCTCAAAACTTAGGCAGCAAAATAAATACTGAAGGCAACGAAAGTTTCCCATTCATAGCCGATGATAATAAAACATTGTATTTCGCTTCAAGTGGCAAACAAGGTTTAGGGGGTTATGATGTTTATCAAGCTGATTTATCAAGCGGTGCTGAGGCTACCAACTTAGGAAAACCGGTTAATACAGAAAAAGACGATTTCGCTTTCTCTTTCAACGGGACTAAAAATGTTGGTTTCTTATCCAGTAACCGTGGCGGAAATGATGATATCTTAGTGGTAAGCCCAATTTGTGGGGTTGATGTAACTATTGTGGTTACTGATGCCAAAACAGGCGCTATTTTGGCTAATGCCAACGTATCAATCTTAGATGATAAGAAGAACGTAATCGCTACAGAAATGTCTAACGCCAGAGGCGAAGTAAAATACAGAGTAGAGTGTGACAAACCATACGTTGTGCAAGCTTCAAAAGACGGTTATGAAGGCAATACTTTTGCTGTTACACCAAGCAAAGGACCAACGGCTAAAGTTGATGCAGCCTTACAACCAATTGACGTAATTGTAACGCCTACAGAGATTATCTTAAAACCAATCTTTTTTGAATACGACAAAAGCAACATCACTCAAGAAGGTGCTTTTGAGCTAGACAAATTGGTTCAGGTGATGAAGAACAACGACAAGTTGGTTATCTTGGCTAAATCACACACTGATAACAGAGGTACTGACCGTTACAACCAAAGATTATCTGAAAGAAGAGCTAAATCAACCGAGCAATACATCATTTCTAAAGGCATTGATGCCAGCAGAATTTCTGCTAAAGGAATGGGTGAGTTAGAGCCTAAAGTGGATTGTGGTAAAGACTGTACTGAAGAGCAACACGCTCAAAACAGACGTTCAGAATTCTTGATTGTGAAGTAA
- a CDS encoding PorP/SprF family type IX secretion system membrane protein, whose translation MKKLYFIAVLALAVTELRAQQDPHYTQYMYNMSVMNPAYAGSKEAVSGGLLYRKQWIEIEDAPTTGTFFIHSPVGRNVGLGLSVISDKIGPVEENNFYADFSYTLNLGGEKRLAFGLKAGLTMHKIDFNYIFETLPQPVSQDPFSASNPNNTFLNVGSGVFYYTDKYYVAFSVPNMLKTKYLDFDGRQYGTEVMHYFLTGGYVFDINPNLKFKPFAMIKSSLNAPTSFDVSTNFMLYDKLELGATYRVEDSFGAMVNFAITPSLRVGYAYDHIVSDLNTVTPSSHEVMLLFDLNFPKKVSRSPRYF comes from the coding sequence ATGAAGAAACTATATTTCATTGCAGTATTAGCTTTAGCAGTTACAGAGTTAAGAGCACAGCAAGATCCTCATTACACGCAATACATGTACAATATGAGTGTTATGAATCCGGCCTATGCAGGGTCAAAAGAGGCTGTTTCGGGAGGTTTACTATATCGTAAGCAATGGATTGAAATAGAAGACGCACCAACAACCGGAACGTTTTTTATTCATAGTCCGGTAGGAAGAAACGTAGGATTAGGACTTTCTGTTATTTCAGATAAAATTGGTCCGGTAGAAGAAAATAACTTTTACGCCGATTTCTCCTATACATTGAACTTAGGTGGTGAAAAAAGATTGGCTTTTGGTTTAAAAGCCGGTCTTACCATGCACAAAATCGATTTTAACTATATTTTCGAGACTTTACCACAACCTGTTTCGCAAGATCCGTTTAGTGCATCAAATCCTAACAATACCTTCTTAAATGTTGGTTCTGGGGTTTTCTATTACACCGATAAATACTATGTTGCTTTTTCGGTGCCGAATATGTTAAAAACTAAATATTTAGATTTTGACGGAAGACAATACGGAACCGAAGTAATGCACTATTTCTTAACAGGAGGTTATGTATTTGATATTAATCCGAATTTGAAATTCAAACCTTTCGCGATGATTAAATCATCGTTGAATGCGCCAACATCTTTTGATGTATCGACCAATTTTATGCTTTATGATAAGTTAGAATTAGGAGCAACCTATAGAGTAGAAGACTCTTTCGGGGCGATGGTTAACTTTGCAATTACACCTAGCTTAAGAGTTGGGTACGCTTACGACCACATCGTTTCAGATTTAAATACAGTAACGCCTTCTTCACATGAGGTAATGTTGTTGTTCGATTTGAACTTCCCGAAAAAAGTATCACGTTCACCAAGATATTTCTAA